In one Arachis duranensis cultivar V14167 chromosome 9, aradu.V14167.gnm2.J7QH, whole genome shotgun sequence genomic region, the following are encoded:
- the LOC107464478 gene encoding nucleoside diphosphate kinase 1 — protein MAEQTFIMIKPDGVQRGLVGEIISRFEKKGFYLKGLKLITVDRPFAERHYSDLSAKPFFNGLVEYIISGPVVAMVWEGKGVVATGRKLIGATNPLASEPGTIRGDFAIDIGRNVIHGSDSVESATKEIALWFPEGPANWQSSLHSWIYE, from the exons ATGGCAGAACAAACCTTTATCATGATTAAGCCCGATGGTGTTCAAAGAGGCTTG GTTGGAGAGATTATTAGCAGATTTGAGAAGAAGGGATTTTACTTGAAAg gtttgaagctcatcaccgTCGACCGCCCTTTTGCTGAGAGGCACTATTCTGACTTGTCTGCAAAGCCTTTCTTTAATGGATTGGTCGAATACATTATCTCTGGTCCAGTTGTTGCCATGGTCTGGGAGGGCAAAGGTGTTGTCGCAACTGGCCGAAAGTTGATTGGAGCAACAAACCCCTTGGCATCTGAGCCTGGAACTATCCGTGGTGACTTTGCCATTGACATCGGAAG GAATGTGATCCACGGAAGCGACTCTGTTGAGAGTGCCACCAAGGAAATCGCATTGTGGTTCCCTGAGGGCCCTGCTAACTGGCAAAGCAGCCTCCACTCTTGGATCTATGAGTAA